The DNA window CATTTTGGAACATTGCGCGAGGCTATGAAATCGTGAATCAACGGATGGACGAGCTTATTCCGGTGACTAAGCCATATACGTCACTGGAAAAAGAGGAAATATATCAGCTATGGGCTTTGCACTCCCATCTTGGCAGAGTTTTCCAACGGTTGCAAACGACATGTGGTATTCAAATGCTGGTTTTGCGATTCGACTTCTTTTTGAGGATTATCATCCATGGCTTCCActgtttcatttttatattttatgataaagaGTCTACGCCGAAGGGcattaaaacttttataatCACCTTATGTTGTATGCGCATGGTGGGATGTTTCCTGAATGACTATGTTATCGAATTAGCAACCGAGTATCAGAGACGACCCAAGGACCTGATCATCGAGGGCATTCTGACCAAGGAGGTACTATCCTTCTTATGGGGTAAAATAACATAAGTATAATTTTGTACTTTTTACAGCTTAGTGCTTATATCATTTACGAAAGGAGCATGCCGCTGAATTTGAAGATAGGAGGGCTCTACACCGCCAACCGGAGCAACTTTCTTCGATTGTCTGAAGGTGTTCTTTGCTTTTTTATACTCTTACTGCAATTCCTACTGCTTTACACTAATTAAATTGTGCACTGTCAACTCTAATAACACTTATGCAAAAGATTAAGTAatctatatattatatatgatCATTTTTATAATGAGTAATGAGTATTTCCAAATATTCATTTATATATCTTACGCTTTTATTAATGTGaaactctttttatttattacacaaattctaaaatatcttttaaatacaaCATCAAAAAGAATgtgctttttatttaattcgaataTTTAATACAACGTTTTGAAGTCAATGTgttgttttctgtttactGTTCCATTCTTTTTTGTCATCGATCCAGTATCATTTCCGGTATCTGAATATCTGGTTAGCATAGGCACTTCCATTTATTAGTAGCAAAGCAAATGACATCAGTCAATACAATAGACTGGTTCAGAAAGGACGTGGTCATGGTTTACCCGTTGGTGAAAATATATTTCGGCTATTCGCTGGCCATCGGAATTACTTCCCAAAAACTGGCCAACCAAAGATTCTACACTACATTATTCTCCCGGGCTTATGCTCTAGTTGCAAACATCATAACG is part of the Drosophila biarmipes strain raj3 chromosome 2R, RU_DBia_V1.1, whole genome shotgun sequence genome and encodes:
- the LOC127011024 gene encoding putative gustatory receptor 59b gives rise to the protein MTRSGRRTSSKLRNVLILKTCLSATILLGYNVSGAFFGLWMCSDTLKLFESILIVTGFNIMVNSVYLHFISFWNIARGYEIVNQRMDELIPVTKPYTSLEKEEIYQLWALHSHLGRVFQRLQTTCGIQMLVLRFDFFLRIIIHGFHCFIFIFYDKESTPKGIKTFIITLCCMRMVGCFLNDYVIELATEYQRRPKDLIIEGILTKELSAYIIYERSMPLNLKIGGLYTANRSNFLRLSEGVLCFFILLLQFLLLYTN